One window from the genome of Alosa alosa isolate M-15738 ecotype Scorff River chromosome 15, AALO_Geno_1.1, whole genome shotgun sequence encodes:
- the LOC125308285 gene encoding sarcolipin produces the protein MDRSTQELFLNFMIVFITVLLMWLLVKSYQD, from the coding sequence ATGGACCGTTCCACGCAGGAGCTCTTCCTCAACTTCATGATAGTCTTCATCACAGTCCTGCTCATGTGGCTGCTGGTGAAGTCGTACCAAGACTGA